The DNA sequence CGAAAACCTACGCCAAGACGCCCAACGTCATCTACGAAGTGTTCAACGAGCCCGACCAGGAAAGCTGGCCCGAGGTAAAGGCCTACGCCGAGGAAATTATCAACGTCATCCGCGCCAACGACCCCAGCAACGTTATCCTCGTCGGCTGCCCGCACTGGGACCAGGACATCAACCTGCCCGCCGCCGACCCCATCCGGGACCAAAAGAACCTGATGTACACGATGCATTTTTACGCCGCTACGCACGGCCAGTGGCTGCGCGACCGCACCGACGCGGCCATCGCCAGCGGCCTACCGGTGTTCATTTCCGAATCGGCGGGCATGGAGGCCTCCGGCGACGGGCCCCTGAACCCCACCGCCTGGCAGGCCTACACTGACTGGATGGAAGCCAAGGGCCTGAGCTGGATTACCTGGTCGATATCAGACAAAGACGAAACGTGCTCGATGCTCCAGAAATCGGCCAGCGCCACAGGGCCCTGGAAAGACGCGGACTTGAAAGAATCGGGCCTGAAAACGCGGGGATATGTGCGGCGCTACAACGTGGAGAAGTAACGTTTTGGCCCGACCCGGCCTCAGCCCTGGTCGCAGTTTAGCGCGTAGCGCGCAACTGCTAGCCGGTAAATGGGGCGAGTTTGCAACTCGCTGCCACGCAGTGGCGAACTTGCCCCAGGGCCAGGAACGCAGTTCCATCGGACCGCTGCACGGCCCTGAATCGCGCTCACCCCATTCCCCGGCCGACAGTTACGCGCTAAACTGTGGCCAGGACCGGGCCGGCCGTTGACTCAGTCGTAGCGGCGGCCCTTCCATACCACGGCCCCGCCGAAGAAGCGCACGTAGCCCATGCCCAGGGTGAGGGCCAGCGCGTAGCCCTCGAAGAGTGGCAGCAGCCAGGGGCGCGGGCGCAGGCCGGCGCGGCGGTAGCACACGGCCGCCAGGGCCCCCTGCCCCGCCAGGCGCGCGCCCCACAGGGCCAGCGCCAGGCCCGGGGCCCCCGCCCAGACAAGGGCCCCCAGCGCCGGCCAGAAGCTGCTGTAGGCCAGCAGCTCCAGGCGCAGGCGCAGCGGCAGGGCCTGCACGCCACGCAACCAGCGGTGGCGCTGCCGCAGCAGGGCCCGCCAGGTGGGCATGGGCAGCGAATCGGCCCGGGCTTCGGCACTGAACACGTGGCGGAAGCCGTAGCCGTGGCCCAGCACGGCCCGGAACAGGGCGTAGTCTTCAGTGACGGAGAACGGCAGGGCTTCGTAGCCGCCGGTGGCCTCGTAGGCGGCGCGCGTCACGAGCATATTGTTGCCCATGGCCGTAACGGGCCGGCCCGTGGCACTCACCACTTGGATGAGGCCCAGCGAAATCAGCCAGTCGAGGCCCTGGAGGCGGTCGAACAGCCGGGGGCCCTGCACGGCGGTGATGCCCGTGACGGTGCCCACGCCGGGCGCGGCGTGGGCCAGCAGGGCGGTTATCCAGGTGGGCGGCAGGTGGATGTCGGCGTCGGTGACGAAGAAATACGCGGTGGTGGCGCGGCGGGCCAGGTGGGCCAGCACGTTGGCCTTGCCGCGGGCCGTGCCCAGGGCCTCGTCGGCGATGGGCACGACTTCAAAATGCCCTTCGAAGCCCCGCATGGCCGCCGCGGCCACGGCGGCGGTGCCGTCGGTGCTGCTGTCGTCGCCGAGCAGGATTTCCAGCAATTCGGGCGGGTAGCGCAGGGCGCGCAGGCTGGCCAGGCAGCGCGGCAGGGCCGCGGCTTCGTTGCGGGCGGCCAGCAAAATGCTGACGCGGGGCAGCGGCATCGGCAGCGGCCCCGCGGCGGGGGCCCCGCGCCGGGTGGCCAGGGCCCCCGCCGAGCCGGCCAGCACCAGCAGCCACAACAAGCAATACAGCAGCAGGAGAGTCGTCATCACTGGTCTATGAGCTATTTAGGAATTTACCAGAACGTCATGCTTCGACTCAGCACGACGTTCAATTTTGAATTTTCAGACTTCCTGGAGCGGTTTCGGAGTCAATGGAGGTAGGGGCGGGGCTGGCCCCCGCCCGTCGCTGAACGGAATCGGTGGATTGGCGCGAACATCCGGGCGGGGCCAGTCCCGCCCGGATGTTCGCGCTAATCCACTGACTCCGAAACCGCTCTAAACAGCCCCATTATTTGAATCAGCGAAATCACGATTAATCATTTTAAATCAGTGATTTAAGTCAGCGATGCGAACTCGTAGCCGCGCCGGGCAAAATGAGCCAGTACCCGCGGCAGCACGTAGCGCAGGCGGGCGCTGGCCTTGCGGCTGTCGTGAAACACGAGGATGTCGCCGGGCCGGGCGGCGGCCAGCGTCAGATGCAGGCACTCGGCGGGGGCCAGTCGGGGGTCGTAGTCGCGGGTGAGCACCGACCACTGCACCACCCGAAACCCAGGCCGCAGCGCCCGCAGCAGCGGCCACGTGAGGCGGCCGTAGGGCGGCCGGAACAGCGGCTTTTCATTAGCTATTAGCTGCTGGCTGTTAGCTGTTAGCTTTTGGTCAACCGTAGTGCTAACCGCTAATAATGAATCCAGGGCCTGCTGGCACTGGGCCACGCCGGCCAGGTACTCGGCACGGGGGGTTTGCCAGGCGCTGCGGTGGTGCTGGGTGTGGTTGCCGAGGCGGTGGCCGGCGGCCAGGGCGGCGCAGGCAATTTCAGGGTAGCGGGCGAGGTTGTCGCCCACGCAAAAGAAAGTGGCCTTAGCGCCGTGCTCCGCCAA is a window from the Hymenobacter nivis genome containing:
- a CDS encoding polysaccharide deacetylase family protein is translated as MLGPLMSWLEAALLTRPPQLLHRLLPGAEWRGPAAGPSGRPRLYLTFDDGPIPEETPWVLAQLAEHGAKATFFCVGDNLARYPEIACAALAAGHRLGNHTQHHRSAWQTPRAEYLAGVAQCQQALDSLLAVSTTVDQKLTANSQQLIANEKPLFRPPYGRLTWPLLRALRPGFRVVQWSVLTRDYDPRLAPAECLHLTLAAARPGDILVFHDSRKASARLRYVLPRVLAHFARRGYEFASLT
- a CDS encoding glycoside hydrolase family 5 protein, which translates into the protein MFNPRQIMFLAATAALLLPAAAQLPTRPATTNALLHNALITTTAARPANFVRQHGALRVEGTQLVDQKGEKIALRGVSFGWHSLWPRFYNEKAVEWLAQDFRCNVVRAAMGIEVGERCYKKDPAFSKAKVKAVVDGAIKAGIYVIIDWHSHNINLAEAKQFFGEVSKTYAKTPNVIYEVFNEPDQESWPEVKAYAEEIINVIRANDPSNVILVGCPHWDQDINLPAADPIRDQKNLMYTMHFYAATHGQWLRDRTDAAIASGLPVFISESAGMEASGDGPLNPTAWQAYTDWMEAKGLSWITWSISDKDETCSMLQKSASATGPWKDADLKESGLKTRGYVRRYNVEK
- a CDS encoding glycosyltransferase, whose product is MTTLLLLYCLLWLLVLAGSAGALATRRGAPAAGPLPMPLPRVSILLAARNEAAALPRCLASLRALRYPPELLEILLGDDSSTDGTAAVAAAAMRGFEGHFEVVPIADEALGTARGKANVLAHLARRATTAYFFVTDADIHLPPTWITALLAHAAPGVGTVTGITAVQGPRLFDRLQGLDWLISLGLIQVVSATGRPVTAMGNNMLVTRAAYEATGGYEALPFSVTEDYALFRAVLGHGYGFRHVFSAEARADSLPMPTWRALLRQRHRWLRGVQALPLRLRLELLAYSSFWPALGALVWAGAPGLALALWGARLAGQGALAAVCYRRAGLRPRPWLLPLFEGYALALTLGMGYVRFFGGAVVWKGRRYD